A stretch of DNA from Pseudoliparis swirei isolate HS2019 ecotype Mariana Trench chromosome 5, NWPU_hadal_v1, whole genome shotgun sequence:
CGTCATAATAGTGTCAGATTGTAAATGATGAaattcactttttattattattaatggagCAATTTCAGATGATGTTGTTGTACTTTTAAATAAACATCCTTATGTGTCCAAACAGGATTATAATGATGTGCAAgtgtaacaacaacacaaatgtaaattattatattattatgcatATATGTGGCGGCGACTGGGGCCAACTTGAGCCACTTGAGCCCCACCCCCACaagtataaaaataatataaattatatatattatatatatattataatgtcaatatatatatttattattttggagATATGAATATACTCATtcgtaaaataatataaatacaaaatataatatattttaatacataaatatatatatatttatatatttatgtaccaTATTATAttgactattattattatatatatatatacatatatatatatatatatatatatatatatatatatatatatattattagatatattatattatattatttattattgatatatatatacatatatataaatatttgatttatattacacaatatttatatttatatatttatatatttatgtataccaTATTATACtgactattatatatatatatattaatatactgaataagatgtccttattattgtttattattagaaataaaaaatttaactttttttgcCTTGAATCATATGGGATGTTTGCTAAAAATGATTAGATGACCTATACCAAAAAAATcttccaccagccgccactgataatATGGGATGTATTTTGAGTCTTATCTTCCCTCTCGGTGCCTCGTACCTCCGTGTCGGACTCCGGCGTCAGCCGCTGGCAGGTGCCTCTTTCCGTCACTCCCTCTGGACACTCCTGAACGATGTACTCCACAAAACTGGCTTTCACAGGTGCAACCTGAGACGTAAAAAAATGAACATGGTAAGAAGAGgggaaacaacaaataaaacaatgacGGATACTTGATATTGCTGTATGTAAAAAGGCTATCATCTCGGTTTTAGAGCACCACAAAATGTTACCTTAGGGGAATTAAATAGCAATAATCTGAGCTTTCAGTTTCTCATTTTCCCTTCAAAAATGGCCTAAAGTGCCTTCGGTAATATTTTGCGACCTTGTATGAGGATTATGATTATGGTATTTGTGCAGTAAAAATACTCATCCGGCACACAGAGGCCCAACGGTGCACTGTTCCATCtgctcatgtacacacacagattatcTAATAAACGTAATATTCCACACACATTGTCGTGTAATAAAAGCCAATCAGAGTTAATAACTGGGTCTCCagtcatatatatgtatatatatatacatatatatttatatatatatatttatatatatatatataaataaataaataaataaatatatatatatatatatatacccgcGATGCAGCTCTGGTGATCTTCTTCACTCCGAGCCCGGCGCCCACCGCCGACCGCCTCTTGTAGGACGCCAGGGTGACCTGAGCGGCGGCCACGGCCTGTGGGCTGTCCACTGGGAGCAGGGTGGGGCAGGTGGGACACGTCTGCTGGAGCTTCTCTGGGAGGTCTACAGGGATCAGATGCAGAGGATATAATGTAGATGTTCCTTATCTTTATGATAAGCCTTGCACACTGAGCAATGTTACCACCAGGATTATGACTTAAAACAAGCACCAGCTGTTGGAAGATCAGTTCAGATACAAAACCATGTGGTGCATCAAAGTATGATAACCCATTTTTACTCCTTTTAGTATCGTATTGTAGATCCGTTGATACTCTCAGTGTTACCTGGGACCAGAGTGCAGTCGTAGCTGTACAGGTAGGAGTATCCCTCGGGTGTGAGGAGCATGGTGGTGTTACAGATGCCAGAGATTTGCTGAAAAGAATACAATATAAAGAAAGTTATACCAATAAACGCCATTTTACAATAGATTTAGCGACAGTTGACATACCGAGAGCAGTCCAAGACAAAGTGACCTCAAATGTGTGTATTCATTTGCAATAACCCAAATGATGGACCTTGGGAGAGGGAATGTTTTTTGGGAGTTCTCTGGGCTGTTTGTGGGGTAAGACCTTGAGGTTTAATGTTAGAATCAACCGCGCAAAAAggttaaaatgtaatattaagGGGCTAAATATTAGGCAGGATAAAAAGAAATGCTCTTGTATCAAATTTTAAACCATTAATTCAAAATAAAGAGTGTTTTTAAGATATTGTGACTATCTTAAACTGCCCTTTTTTTGCATGGTGAAGGGTCAGCAAGAGTCCTTATAAGGACAGTATAAGTTCAAACGCTGTATatttctgtgcatgtgtgtgtgtgtgtgtcctaccgtTTCCATGAATGGTCTGACGTCACAGCGTTTCCATGGTTTCGGGCTGCCAATGGGACACTTTGTCTCCAGGACGTCCAGGTCCAGGTAATACACATTGCCCGCTGGGCCCTGACGACGCACAATGCAAACACAACGTCACGAGAGAGTGGAGGAACAAGAATGTCCGACAGTACCACGCTCCGATATTTAAATAGAAGCATCAAATCTATAGAAGTCTTCTATCGAGTACATTCATTTGGTCAGTTCTATATTTAAGGAACAGTATTCTAGGAGGCGCTCAGAATAATTAAGACTATATTGATTTTAGCAGTAGCACTGAAAACAAACATGAAGGATTGGAGCAGGTGCAATAACAGTCTTTTCAGGTCACGGAGTTAAACTCTTAAAACCTGATCCATCAAGTTCATGAAGCCTGGTGTTATGTAAGGTGCTGGACCGAAGTGACCTGGGTTTTTATTACACTTCAGTCACTCAaggccttcttttttttttttttttacgaggcgTGAAAGACGGcggcttctccttttttttttacgacttaACATCCCGCACATCAAGTTTGAttgttacatttcatttatgaGCGACATGTGCTGACGAGTCATTCGCCGCAAAGTGCAAACATCAAATTATTTATCGTTGTTTTCGTTCTTCGGTGTTTGGCACGTTAATGTAATTGCTCGCcattttttacacacacacgtctttgaATGTAGTTCAGCGGTTCCCCAAACTAGGGTCCGGGGACCACACTATAAAGTCCTtgagagaaaaaagacaattttatttcattatcaCTTTCCCCGGAGTGAGaatcagcagagagagaggtttttgattaaaagtttgtaacaacaaaacacaaatctTCTTAAATGGGATCCCACTGACATCAAGATTGGCCGGGGTTGGTTAAATCTATCAGAGTGggacttcctttttttctccatagGGATGTTTTGATCTATCAGCCACAACAGGAGGGGGAAAAACAACCTTTCCAACTCACTCCCTTTGTGTGAGGCTatacaacaacacaaagagacgaTGCAGGGATTGGGATGTTTGTAATAAAGCTGTTATAACAGTACGCAATGCTAGAAAAAGGTCTAATTCAAAACTGAACGACTTCATGGTGAATACGAGATGATAAAACGTCTGCCAGCACAACTTTTgcctcattttatttttatttttactccaCTTTTGTTTCCATCCCTCTGTGATTCAGCCCAATTCTCTCCGTTTAGGATTTCCGAGAGCAAGTTTCATGGAGTGGATATCAATTTAATTTGATAAAAAGTCCATGATTTCCCAAAAGTTTTGAAGTAACTAAAATACTAAAGtgtcagactttttttttttaactgaagtCCATATTTTGGTACAGGTGTgacatttaacttttttatccCCAGCTTATTTGTTAGGCCTCTGCTCAAAAAAACATACCCAACTAAAAAAAAGGGTGTATCTCCTCAACCACAAGGGCTATTTAAATAAGTGTTGGAataaaagtaaacacttgtGAGAATACTCCAGGTGTGTAAATATCACCCtttatgttactggttaagattaAATGAAGATGGTACACAGCCCAAATAAACGAAATGACAGGTTCCTCTTTTTGTAAAAAGcacttattattatgatgatatctttggaatgatgcagctgaaaggtttacAATTCCTCAGCATCATAGCACAATATCTGAAGAgtatctctgcaaagtttgactttgaaaaaatgCAGCAGAATTAAATTAGAGCCTCGTTAGTGAAGACAGTTTAGGCAAAGTCTCCAAAAtgggcatttgggcacattgagttttctcatgtaccagatTATATCTATTTCACTTCTATATTACTAATGGAGTTCAATACAGCATAAACAacataacaatacaatatatatatatactgtatatacagtgcatccggaaagtattcacagcgcttgattttttccacattttgttatgttacagccttattccaaaatggattaaattcattattttcctcaacattctacacacaaaaacccataatgacaaagtgaaaactgttttttgcacatttattaaaaataaagaacgaaaacataacatgtacataagtattcacagcctttgctcaatactttgttgaagcacctttggcagcaattacagcctcaagtcttcttgggtctgattccacaagcgtggcacacctgtttctgggcagtttctcccattcttctttgcagaacctctcaagttccatcaggttggatggggagcgtcggtgcacagccattttcagatctctccagagatgttcaatggggttcaagtcagggctctggctgggccgctccaggaccttcacagagttgtcccgaagccactcctttgttatattggctgtgtgcttcgggtcgttgtcctgttagAATATGacccgtcgccccagtctgaggtccagagcgctttggagcatgttttcatccaggatgtctctgtacattgctgcattcatctttccctcaatcctgactcatctcccagttcctcccgctgaaaaacatccccacagcatgatgctgccaccaccatgcttcactgtggggatggtgttggccaggtgaggagcagtgcctggtttcctccagacatgacgctggcattcaggccaaagagttcaatctttgtttcatcagaccagagaatttggtttctcatggtctgagagtccttcgggtgcttttttgcaaagtctaggcgggctgtcatgtgctttttactgaggagtggcttccgtctggccactctaccaaacaggcctgatttgtggagtgctgcagagatggttgtccttctggaaggttctcctctcttcatagaacaacgctggagctctgtcagagggaccatcgggttcctggtcacctccctgacgaaggcccttctcccccgatcgctcagtctggctgggcggccaactctaggaagagtcctggtggttccaaacttctcccatttccggatgatggaggccactgtgctcattgggactttcaatgctgcagaaatctttctgtaccctttgccagatctgtgcctcgatacaattctgtctcggaggtctatagataattccttgaacttcatggcttgctttatgctctgatatgcagtcaactgtgataccttatatagacaggtgtgtgcctttctcaatcatgtccaatcaacagaatttagcacaggtggactccaatcagacatctcaaggatgatcagtggaaacaggatgcaccagagctacattttgagtgtcatggcaaaggctgtgaatacttatgtacaagttatgttttcgttctttattttaaacagatttgcaaaaattagcaaaaaacagttttcactttgtcattatgggttgttgtgtgtagaatgttgaagaaaataatgaatttaatccattttggaataaggctgtaacataacaaaatgtggaaaaagtgaagcgctgtgaatactttccggatgcactgtatatacatataaatatatatatatgtatatatatatatatatacatatatatatacactaccgttcaaaagtttggggtcatccagacaatttcgtgtcttccatgaaaactcacttttatttatcaaatgaattgaacatttcatagaacatatagtcaagacattgacaaggttagaaataatgattaatatttgaagtattaattttgttcttcaaacttcaagctcaaaggaaggccagttgtatagcttatatcaccagcatagctgttttcagctgtgctaacataattgcacaagggttttctaatcagatattagtcttctaaggcgattagcaaacacaatgtaccattagaacactggagtgatagttgatggaaatgggcctctatacacctatggagatatttcattagaaaccagacgtttccacctagaatagtcatttaccacattaacaatgtatagtgtgtatttttgattaatgttatctttattgaaaaaacagtgcttttctttgaaaaataaagacatttctaagtgaccccaaacttttgaacggtagtatatatttccccccaatatatatttatatatatttattattatattattaatactattattattatattagattattattattgtattatattatattaatatgattatttattatatttatatatatttattattcaaaCAATGTATATGTACTCAAACTTTCACGTACGCGGTAACAATGTTAActttcacaaacacaaacacacgtattaAAACATTAGATAACTTCAACAAATAACCCCCACTGAcaagatgtttttttcccaacagggcatttgtgtgtgtgtgtgtgtgtgtgtgtgtactgacctGAGCGTGCAGGTGGACATTTGCAATGCGGTTGAGGGCAAACTTGTAGCCGTCGGTTCGATCCTCGTTGACGTACGTGACGGCCAGACGAGACAGCTTCTCCACCGCCTTGTCGGTGCAGGGCATGGGAGCCAGCTCGATGGGCGACAGGGCGAAACCCCGAGCGCCACGAGACAGCAGAGACAATGAGAATAGCAGTAATAATGCGCAGAGAGACTCGTCCATGGTGACGGAGGCTCGGGACAGCAGCTGGTGTAAAGGTACGTTTGTTCTCTGGTGTTTGCGTTCGGTGACTTTTGGAATCAAAACAGATTGGAGATGTTGAAATGCTGCCGGAGGACAAAGTTTATTTGATGTCACGGGGCCTGCGGCGGCTTGTGAATGAATGTTCCAGTGATTTGTTTAACCTCGAGGGGGGGACCGCTCTACTCTTTACTATCCGTGGTGTTTTTCCAAGTCCATTGTTCTCCCTCTTAAATTGTATTATGTGGATGATTGGGGCTCATACAATACAATCTGCATCACttttataactagaacgggcactcggtagagcgcataccttcgcatatcacaagattgggcattgaattatgaacattttggcattagttgcatgccaattggatagaaattgaccgtgctatggtaaaaagaagattttgacctttccatgaccttgaccttgacctttgacctgatcgatcccaaagtctaatcaaatggtccccggataataaccaatcatcccaccaaatttcatgcgattcgttttaaaactttttttgttatgcgaataacacgcatacaaataaataaataaataaataaatacacggcgatcaaaacataaccttccgcattttcaatacgaAGGTAATAAGACCTTTGTAGGCTTAAGAGATAAATTCccttattttaatcattttgatTGACACTGAGATATATTGTCAGTATTTGGGGTCATCAAGGTCAGTTGTATTTCTAATGTTACGTTCAAAATGGTTGCATAACTGGAGGTATCTGTAAAACAATCGGAGTATATTTTTCCCTCAGATGTTGAAAGTCCTTTAGTTTTTCCTTTTCTGTGGGATAATATAATGTTGTTATCTCCTTTTGGGGATTAAGGACTTAAattagtggagaaaacattcaATTAATTACTATCTGTAACTTAAATCTGTATTCAAAACTGTACATACTAGCACCTTTATTGTTcttgtacatattaccaccttctgtCTAGcgtattcttttatattttgtatcttttcTCTCTTATGTGTTGCTCTAGGCACAcatggcaaataaaaccttgaatcttGATAGTATACTTAAGTTTATCTGCATACAAAAACATCATTAAATGCGATTTTATTCTCAATGCAGGGGGGTGTTCTATTTAATCCGGATGTGAATATGCACTTCGGGCATTTTAAAAGCCCTAGTTTAAATCAATAGTCCCCATTTACATTATAACTTATGAACTAATTACATTGAGCCATATTTAGTTGCTGCAATGTGAGCATCTCACCACCAGGGGTCACTGTTAGTCTGGTGTACTGCACTGGAGGGAAGTCTGGTCAAACTGTTGGTCAGAACTGGGCTAAAGATTCACTTTTACCTTCTTAATTACTTACTTAGACTTTCAGCCTTATTATAAACTCATAACTCTGATGTTTATGTTTTGCGTCTTGAttttactttcaaaataaaagattcaTATTCACCATTTATCCGACTGAATTTACTTCACTATGGTAAATAAGCGATGggatatattttatttctgcTGTTCCAGATCATTTCGTTTTATACAAAAACTAATACAGACGAATTTCTTATAAATTGGATGTTcagtaaatattgtttttaattccAATGCAGTTTAACCGCGCTCCGCTGTGTGTGTCATGGGTGTGGTTCACACTCCTGGAGCAGTGAGATTGGTTCCATtgtctgtgacacacacacacacacacacacacacacacacacacacacacacacacacacacacacacacacacacacacacacacacacacacacacacacacttcatatttgatttagatttttttacaaAGTTTTCACTTATTCAGTCACACATCTCAACATCTGGATGGATTGGCACCATCAATGTTGACATATATTCACTTTGGttactgccttgtgtatatatttagttttctctgtaagtattttagtttttagtattgttattgtgtttttatttgtatctttcattattattaatgctcgaatgtgcacccgctgcatgtgatcctgaaatgtccccaccgTGGGACTAATACAGGAATATCTTATCTCAGCTTATCTTATTTATTCATAGTTTCCAGGAGATGTAAGGATGTAATGACTGTTAGCTCCAGGTTGACATTTTTAGCCCGGAGTAAAATATCTGGAAAACTATCAGATTGATTGCAATATGATGCatacattcatgtcctcataaggATGACTTTGTACACATCTGGATGATGCCCTGACCTTTTCTAAAGCACCATATAGGTCAACATATCAGGTCATTTCAGTTTACCCAATACTTTGGATTATCAGCTGAACATATGATACATTCAAGTATTTAAGTAATATTTAACATCAAATCAAAgtgggttttttaaaagaaaaaattaaaagtCCAGGGATAACCATTTCGCCCATTTCAAATATCCACTGAACCAGGATCAGCTCTCAACAGATGCTGGAGGAGTTAGAGACTCACTCAGCAGAACGAATTATGCTcataggagaaaaaaagaaaagaagagcggCCGCAATGTTGTTGCGCGAGAGAATGTGCACCGCCGCCACCGGCGTTCGTCCAGAGCCAACGTCACCGGCAGCGAGTCGTGTGTCGTCGCAGCCGAGAGCAGACGGAGTCTGTGGGGGAGAGATAAGAAGCGCGAGGCTGCTCCGAGGACTCGCTCCATCGCAGCACAACGCCAGGCCCAAGTTAGACAAGACCTCCTTTGATGCTACGCAGAGTATAATCTCCCCCCTTCTGctcgctgcagagagagagagagagaggtggggtgggggggggggttccatgCTGTTCAACATGGTGCAGGGGGTGGATGGTCCCAGAGGGTGTCCGACTCTTCTGTTTGATGTGGTCCAAATagcctttattttttatttgttcaaagCTTTCATTGGCGGTATTAGCAGTGTCAGTTTCACTCAGAGTAAATGTATTAATGCTGTTTCAGGCAAGTTCATTAATGTTGTTTTCAGTGGAGGAGGCAGGTTTAAATGAG
This window harbors:
- the si:ch211-262h13.5 gene encoding fetuin-B, with protein sequence MDESLCALLLLFSLSLLSRGARGFALSPIELAPMPCTDKAVEKLSRLAVTYVNEDRTDGYKFALNRIANVHLHAQGPAGNVYYLDLDVLETKCPIGSPKPWKRCDVRPFMETQISGICNTTMLLTPEGYSYLYSYDCTLVPDLPEKLQQTCPTCPTLLPVDSPQAVAAAQVTLASYKRRSAVGAGLGVKKITRAASRVAPVKASFVEYIVQECPEGVTERGTCQRLTPESDTETAGFCAGSVHGDLDVHPEVQVSCEMFKAQNVEFLRPVRPQGHDLPRDPATTPTFPTPTFPITIDDLEKDPLPLPSDPGPPATVQPEIFDPTPILDPTPILDPTTILPVPFDPPAAPRPCNPLASSSSESAEQRRRAPPGADPLASSSEEIGGPAAMRPPFNFRYQRRDRRRKRQALVESSPSHTPSFLSDFPSGRSPFRSCPGPARYTTV